The sequence AGGGTGAAGGTCTTGAAGATCGAACCGGCCTGCATCCTCGACTGGGTCGCGTCGTTCTGCGCCTGGGCGACGTAGTCCGGGCCGCCGTACATCGCGCGGATCGCCCCCGTGTCGGGGTCGATCGTCACGGTGCCCACGCGGTTGTTCTCCGGGCGGTCCTCGGGCATGTCCTCGATGGCCTGGACCGTGTTCTCCTGGATCGAGGGATCCACCGTGGAGACGATCGTGAAACCGCCGGTGTTGATCTCGTCGTCGGTGAAGCCCTGCGCGACCAGCTCGCCGCGCACCTGCGCCAGCAGGTAGCCCTTCGTGCCGCCGAGGGAGTTCTCGCTCTTCGGCTCGATGGTGTCGGGGAACTCGAGGGCGTCGGCCTCCTCCGGGGTCATCTGCCCCTCGCCGACCTGCCGGGTGATCACCCGATCCCACAGGGACACGGACTTCTTGGGGCTGTTCGCCGGGTCGTAGCCGGAGGGGGCGGGGATCACCGCGACCAGCAGCGCCGCCTCGGCGTCGGTGATGTCGGCGGCGTCCTTGCCGAAGTAGGCCTGGGAGGCCTCCTGCACGCCGTACGCGCCGCGGCCGAAGTAGATGGTGTTGAGGTAGCGGGAGAGGATCTCGTCCTTGCTGATCTCCTGGTCGATCTTCAGGGCCATGATCGCTTCCTTGGCCTTGCCCACATAGGACGTCTCGGTGCCGGTGTAGTACCGCTCGACGTACTGCATGGTGATCGTCGACGCGCCCTGCCGGTCGCCGCCGCGCAGGTTGTTGACCACGGCGCGCAGGATGCCGCGCGGGGAGACGCCGCGGTTCTCGTAGAAGCTCGAGTCCTCGCTGGCCACGACGGCCTGCTTGACGCTGTCGGGGATCTCGTCCGCCGGCAGCTCGGTGCGGTTGACCTCGCTGAACTGGCCCATCTCGGTCTCGCCGTCGGCGTAGTAGACGCGGCTGGTCTGGGCGAGGGCGAAATCGGAGGGCTCGGGCACCTCGGTGTCGGTGTACAGCCACACGGCGAAGCCGAGGCCGGCGAGGACCATGAGCGCCATCGCGCCGACGATCATCCGCAGCGAGGGGATCCAGCGCCAGGGGTTCTTCGCCCCGGCGCGCGGATAGTTCAGGAAGTTCGTGGCCGCGGCCTTCTTCGCCCGGCCCTTCCCGCCCGCGGCGGCCGCGCCGACGCCCGCGTGGCGGGCGTTCACCGAGGTGCGGCTGCTGGGCCGCTTCGCGGCGCCGGCCGCGGGGGCGGCCCGGCCGGTGCGGCTGGTGCCCTTCGGGGCGGACGAGGCGGAGGACTTCGCGCCGGAGGCGCGGCGCACCCCGGCGGCGCGCCGAGCACCGCCGTTCGTCGATGAGGTCGATCGGGAGGATCGATCCGACGAGCCGCGGGACGAGCGTCGTGAATCGCTCATGGCTGCTCCTGGTCCTTCGGGGGCACGGACGGGTCCGGGCGCGATGCGGCGTGGAGCCGCAGGGCGCTCAGCCACTCAGTATGAGCATGCCCGGGCGCCGGACGGAACGACCTGGCGGTGAAGCACACAGGGTGTGCACGTCCGGTGCGGCGCCGCTCACACCGTGTCGCGCCGTGTGCACAGGACCGTCACATCGGGCCCTCAGCGCTCCTGGCGGGCATCCCACCAGGCGTGCAGCTCCTCGATCGCGCGCTCCTCGCCGAGGGGGCCGTGCTCCATCCGCAGCTCGAGCAGGTGCTTGTACGCCTCGCCGACGGTCCGACCGGGCGGCAGGTCGAGGACCTCCATGATCCGGTTGCCGTCCAGGTCAGGGCGGATCCTGCCGATCTCCTCCTGCTCCGCGAGGTGGTCGATGCGGGCCTCGAGCTCATCGTAGGCGCGGGCGAGGGTGCGGGCCTTGCGGCGGTTGCGGGTGGTGACGTCCGCGCGGGTGAGGCGGTGCAGGTGCTGGAGCAGGTCGCCGGCGTCGGTGACATAGCGGCGCACCGCGGAATCGGTCCACGGGGAGTCGACGTAGCCGTGGAAGCGCAGGTGCAGCTCCACCAGGCGGGCCACCTTCTTGGTGGTGTCCTTGTCGAAGGTCAGCGCCTTCATCCGCCGGGTGGTCATCTTCGCGCCCACCGTCTCGTGGAAGCGGAAGGTGACCACGCCGCCCTCCTCGAAGCGCCGGGTGGCGGGCTTGCCCACGTCGTGCATCAGGGCCGCGAGGCGCAGCACGAGGTCCGGCCCCTCGCAGGGGCCGCCGGAACCGGCCGGGCTCTCGAGGTCGATCGCCTGGTCGAGCACGGTGAGGGTGTGCTGGTAGACGTCCTTGTGGTGGTGGTGCTCGTCGATCTCCAGCTGCAGCGCCGGCAGCTCGGGCAGCACGTGCGCGGCCAGCCCCAGCTCCGTCATCAGCTCGAGCCCGCCGCGCGGGTGGGCGCCCAGCATCAGCTTCACCAGCTCCTCGCGCACCCGCTCCGCGGAGACGATGGTGATCCGCTCGGCGAGCTCCTCGACCGCATCGGCCGTGGCGTCCTCGATCCGGAAGCCGAGCTGCGCCACGAAGCGCACCGCGCGCATCATCCGCAGCGGATCGTCGCTGAAGGACTGCCCGGGGGCGACGGGGGTGCGCAGCAGCGTGCGCGCCAGGTCGCCCAGGCCGTCGAAGGGGTCCACGAACTCGAGCGAGGGCAGGCGCACCGCCATCGCGTTGACGGTGAAGTCGCGCCGCGAGAGATCGCCGACGAGCGTGTCGCCGTACTCCAC comes from Brachybacterium faecium DSM 4810 and encodes:
- a CDS encoding membrane carboxypeptidase (penicillin-binding protein) (PFAM: Transglycosylase; Penicillin binding protein transpeptidase domain; PT repeat), producing the protein MSDSRRSSRGSSDRSSRSTSSTNGGARRAAGVRRASGAKSSASSAPKGTSRTGRAAPAAGAAKRPSSRTSVNARHAGVGAAAAGGKGRAKKAAATNFLNYPRAGAKNPWRWIPSLRMIVGAMALMVLAGLGFAVWLYTDTEVPEPSDFALAQTSRVYYADGETEMGQFSEVNRTELPADEIPDSVKQAVVASEDSSFYENRGVSPRGILRAVVNNLRGGDRQGASTITMQYVERYYTGTETSYVGKAKEAIMALKIDQEISKDEILSRYLNTIYFGRGAYGVQEASQAYFGKDAADITDAEAALLVAVIPAPSGYDPANSPKKSVSLWDRVITRQVGEGQMTPEEADALEFPDTIEPKSENSLGGTKGYLLAQVRGELVAQGFTDDEINTGGFTIVSTVDPSIQENTVQAIEDMPEDRPENNRVGTVTIDPDTGAIRAMYGGPDYVAQAQNDATQSRMQAGSIFKTFTLIAALEDGFPLDSRWDGNSPKSFRGGWEVNNFNNIDYGRVTLQKATTNSINTAYAEANIEIGPERTRDTAVKLGLPEKTPGLSADASNVLGSASPTVAEMAEVYATIAAGGMHRDSYIVESVTRPDGSSRYEHESEETRAMDEEVAINATVALQGPPTEGSARSLRTAMDGRPVAGKTGTSEKFRSAWFVGFTPQLVTAVGMFQPGEDGSEQTLSSFGGVQNITGGSHPTDIWGDIMSASLEGKEVLDFPGQVRLDNETRERSYTPPPPPPTTEPKPSEEPSEEPSDEPSEEPSEEPSEEPSEEPSEEEPSEEEPSEDDSEEPSDEPSDEPSEEESPPEDPEGESDEGEGAEDTNEEQGGGESDDSSDSEASGAPPADRPDRPMVEGDPRS
- a CDS encoding tRNA adenylyltransferase (PFAM: HD domain; Poly A polymerase head domain~TIGRFAM: uncharacterized domain HDIG; tRNA adenylyltransferase) — its product is MFEALPPEIHELGRLFAAAGHELALVGGPVRDAVLGRSSADLDFTTSARPEQTETILREWTHDGAIWDMGRDFGTLGGVRDGVKVEITTYRTESYDPSSRKPQVEYGDTLVGDLSRRDFTVNAMAVRLPSLEFVDPFDGLGDLARTLLRTPVAPGQSFSDDPLRMMRAVRFVAQLGFRIEDATADAVEELAERITIVSAERVREELVKLMLGAHPRGGLELMTELGLAAHVLPELPALQLEIDEHHHHKDVYQHTLTVLDQAIDLESPAGSGGPCEGPDLVLRLAALMHDVGKPATRRFEEGGVVTFRFHETVGAKMTTRRMKALTFDKDTTKKVARLVELHLRFHGYVDSPWTDSAVRRYVTDAGDLLQHLHRLTRADVTTRNRRKARTLARAYDELEARIDHLAEQEEIGRIRPDLDGNRIMEVLDLPPGRTVGEAYKHLLELRMEHGPLGEERAIEELHAWWDARQER